Proteins encoded together in one Zonotrichia leucophrys gambelii isolate GWCS_2022_RI chromosome 1, RI_Zleu_2.0, whole genome shotgun sequence window:
- the NUFIP1 gene encoding FMR1-interacting protein NUFIP1, with protein sequence MTPRPAGTREGGFAFLSPDVTRSAAAAGGPHVVVREHRAAGSAQPGGLSGSDMNPFAWYPPPPPGLPPPGIPPPFFCPPPSWDASFWAAPVPYPPPGRYPPPDSPYASADTYSQAKSYSQPAESYSQPADSYPPAESYSDPAQSTPPAESYAQPGQNFSQPAEGYPPAQSYPQPESFLPPHGYSSPGAWFPPAYGARGPHAGGNGNFSQKRQGKQAPAFSKHCPEENNKPKTKKKKEPVFSHYCDTCDRGYKNQEKYDEHISQHKQCSEEGCTFSAHEKIVQIHWKNAHAPGAKRIKLDSPEEIARWREERKRNFPTLANIERKKEMQTQKEERGEVLTTQQFGKMKGMWKPPENGEALGHQRRHRRRQWRPFWKKFRKNGGDCHGPKTQNEANGPENSTCEKEHEKQNALAGQAYEKDVDPLGLLANGDVDSDKDEAAEEDGRLGATVVPRQVTSALSSLSVNYGSASDSEPEEIPVKTATKAERNQAVLRNTPQTTPAPQSRKPNQSRPECAGTALRSSNSNARSPRGPDKRGRKTLPRLPKRRPTLLEMLLAQDIRHERNVILQCVRYLIRNNMFGLHLKTEPQAEAETEQSPTPAAEPSMEKPDESSCSCSSDLQLEGGQEDALLIAQGEKEPVDQTSQMAQLADEDTWETPSIPCEGAP encoded by the exons ATGACGCCGCGCCCGGCGGGAACGAGGGAGGGAGGGTTCGCCTTCCTCAGCCCGGACGTGACGCGttcagccgccgccgccggagGGCCCCACGTGGTGGTGCGGGAGCATCGCGCAGCGGGGTCTGCACAGCCGGGCGGCCTCTCCGGGTCCGACATGAACCCCTTCGCCTGGTacccgccgcccccgccggggCTGCCTCCGCCGGGCATCCCCCCACCCTTCTTCTGCCCGCCGCCCTCCTGGGACGCGAGCTTCTGGGCTGCCCCCGTGCCCTACCCGCCGCCCGGCCGCTACCCGCCGCCCGACAGCCCCTACGCGTCCGCCGACACCTACTCGCAGGCCAAGAGCTACTCCCAGCCCGCCGAGTCCTACTCGCAACCCGCCGACAGCTACCCGCCCGCAGAGAGCTACTCGGATCCCGCCCAGAGCACCCCTCCCGCCGAGAGCtatgcccagcctggccagaaCTTCTCGCAGCCCGCCGAGGGCTACCCGCCGGCTCAGAGCTACCCGCAGCCCGAGAGCTTCCTTCCCCCTCATGGCTACAGCTCGCCGGGCGCCTGGTTCCCGCCGGCCTACGGAGCGCGGGGCCCGCACGCTG GTGGAAATGGTAATTTCTCCCAGAAACGGCAGGGCAAGCAAGCGCCTGCGTTTAGTAAACATTGCCCAGAAGAAAATAACAAGCCAAAG accaaaaagaaaaaagagccaGTTTTCTCTCATTACTGTGATACCTGTGACCGTGGCTATAAAAATCAGGAGAAGTATGATGAACACATTTCACAGCATAAGCAG TGCTCAGAAGAAGGTTGCACTTTCAGTGCCCATGAGAAGATCGTTCAGATACACTGGAAGAAT GCACATGCACCTGGtgctaaaagaataaaattagaTAGTCCAGAAGAGATTGCTAGatggagagaagaaagaaaaag aaattTTCCTACTTTGGCAAACAttgaaaggaagaaggaaatgcagacacagaaggaggaaaggggagaagtGCTGACTACCCAGCAGTTTGG CAAAATGAAGGGGATGTGGAAACCTCCAGAAAATGGAGAAGCTCTTGGGCATCAACGAAGACACAGGAGAAGACAATGGCGTCCATTCTGGaagaaatttaggaaaaatgGTGGCGATTGTCATGGACCTAAAACTCAAAATGAAGCCAATGGACCAGAAAACAGCACATGTGAAAAGgaacatgaaaaacaaaatgctttggCAGGCCAAGCATATGAGAAAGACGTGGACCCTCTTGGTCTTCTGGCAAATGGCGATGTCG atTCTGACAAGGATGAGGCAGCTGAGGAGGATGGAAGGCTGGGAGCAACAGTTGTCCCCAGGCAGGTCACCTCTGCCCTTAGCTCGCTGTCGGTCAACTATGGCAGCGCATCCGACAGTGAGCCCGAAG aaatcCCTGTCAAGACTGCAACAAAAGCTGAGAGaaaccaggctgtgctcagaaaTACGCCTCAAACTACTCCTGCTCCTCAGAGTCGGAAACCAAATCAGAGCCGCCCAGAGTGCGCAGGCACGGCGTTAAGGAGCTCGAATTCAAACGCACGTTCCCCCAGAGGGCCTGATAAGCGGGGCAGGAAAACATTACCTCGCCTTCCCAAGCGCCGTCCAACTCTGCTGGAAATG ttaCTGGCCCAGGACATCCGGCACGAGAGGAATGTGATTTTGCAGTGTGTTCGATACCTCATCAGAAATAACATGTTTGGACTTCATCTTAAAACAGAACCACAGGCTGAAGCAGAAACTGAACAGTCCCCTacacctgcagcagagccttCTATGGAAAAACCTGATGAATCTAGTTGTTCTTGTAGCTCTGACCTTCAGTTAGAAGGAGGACAAGAAGATGCATTATTAATAGCCCAGGGTGAGAAGGAACCTGTGGATCAGACTTCACAGATGGCTCAGTTGGCAGATGAGGACACGTGGGAAACCCCATCAATTCCGTGTGAAGGGGCTCCATAG
- the GPALPP1 gene encoding GPALPP motifs-containing protein 1 yields the protein MARQLIGPALPPGFPRRAEAEPGEDFSQVAGPALPPDYKSSCSSETPDSDDDSESLPLPRDTNRDSEEETEGDPAPKKPKRTHEDDDDDGFFGPALPPGFKKQDDSPERPIIGPALPPGFRKASEDTRSSRCFIGPSVPSESRPQLTDSSEDEDNLIGPMPAKGPVESDVAKEFERRAQRMKEKLTAADSDEPKQVTRESWMTELPPELKSFGFGPRTFKRRADDKSGDRSIWTDTPADRERKAKEREEAKKSSSKDNEEMVLSGRDKRLIEQVSSYNESKRSESLMDIHQKKLKNKASEEKSKPQERRPFDREQDLKVNRFDEAQKKALIKKSRDLNSKFEHSKGNMFL from the exons ATGGCCCGCCAGCTGATCGGCCCCGCGCTGCCGCCCGGCTTCCCGCGCCGCGCCGAGGCCGAGCCGGGCGAGGACTTCAGCCAGG TTGCAGGACCAGCACTGCCTCCAGACTACAAAAGCAGCTGTAGCTCAGAAACTCCTGACAGTGATGACGACTCAGAATCTCTTCCTCTACCCAGAGACACAAACAGAGACTCTGAAGAGGAGACAGAAGGAGATCCAGCACCCAA AAAGCCGAAAAGAACtcatgaagatgatgatgatgatggctTTTTTGGGCCAGCTCTTCCACctggatttaaaaaacaagatGATTCTCCAGAGAG GCCCATTATAGGTCCTGCATTACCACCTGGCTTTAGGAAAGCTTCAGAGGACACCAGAAGTAGCAGATGTTTCATAGGACCGTCTGTTCCATCAGAATCCCGTCCCCAG cTGACAGATAGCAGCGAGGATGAAGACAATTTAATAGGCCCAATGCCTGCAAAAGGACCAGTGGAGTCTGATGTGGCTAAAGAGTTTGAACGCAGAGCTcagagaatgaaagaaaagcttACTGCAGCAGACAGC GATGAACCCAAACAAGTTACCAGAGAATCATGGATGACAGAGCTTCCACCTGAGCTGAAAAGCTTTGGATTTGGCCCAAGAACATTCAAGAGACGAGCTGATGACAAATCAGGTGATAGATCTATTTGGACAGATACTCCAGctgacagagagagaaaagccaag GAAAGAGAAGAGGCAAAAAAGTCAAGCAGTAAGGATAATGAAGAAATGGTATTATCTGGGAGGGACAAGAGGCTTATTGAGCAGGTGTCTTCATACAAT gaGTCAAAGAGGTCAGAGTCTCTCATGGACATCCAccagaaaaagctgaagaacAAAGCATCTGAAGAAAAGAGCAAACCTCAGGAAAGAAGGCCATTTGACCGAGAGCAGGATCTCAAAGTCAATCGCTTTGATGAAGCACAAAAGAAAGCTCTTATAAAGAAATCCAGAGATCTGAATAGTAAATTTGAGCACAGTAAAGGCAACATGTTTTTATAA